The nucleotide window ATTGAGAGTGAGAAGGCCGCGGCGCCGATCAAGGTTAGGGACCTAAACAGAACCTACTCGGCAAGGCCGCGGGACATCCAGCAGCGTTGGTATCTTGTGGATGCCAAGGATCAGCCTTTGGGTCGATTGGCTGCACGGATTACTAGGGTGCTTTTGGGCAAGAACAAGGAGTGTTATACCCCGCATATCGACACAGGGGACTTCGTGGTGGTGATCAACTCTGCCTCGGTGGAGCTGACGGGTGACAAGTGGGATAGCAAGATGTATTACCATCATACGGGCTATCCTGGTGGGATAAAGTCATTCACGGCTCGTCAGAAGTTGAGTCGGGACCCCACGTTCTTGGTGCGAAAGGCGGTTGTTGGGATGCTTCCGAAGAACAAGCTG belongs to bacterium and includes:
- the rplM gene encoding 50S ribosomal protein L13, with translation MINSSEIESEKAAAPIKVRDLNRTYSARPRDIQQRWYLVDAKDQPLGRLAARITRVLLGKNKECYTPHIDTGDFVVVINSASVELTGDKWDSKMYYHHTGYPGGIKSFTARQKLSRDPTFLVRKAVVGMLPKNKLSRQIVKKLKVYAGPEHPHAAQKPVPLALVE